The following DNA comes from Streptococcus canis.
TTCCAGATAACGTAAGAAATGCCTCGATCCGCCATGTGGTCAATGGCATACTGAGCAACTTGATCACCAAGAGCAGAACTTTCAGGCACCATAAAGTCAATAGCCAAGCCCTTGCCATGGTCACCTGGGTCACCTGGACGGTAGCCACTGAATGAGGTAATGCCATAAGCAGAAGCTACTTCTTCTTTAAAAGCTGCTGTTTGTGGTTGAAGCCCTGCATTCATTGGGTTGTAAGCGTGGTTTGGAGCGTAAGAAAGACCATTTGAGGTTGCAACACTTGTTGTGTCAGTTGCAGCTGGTTGTGCTGCTGGTGCTGATTCAACTGGCTCAGCAGGCGCTGCTGGCTCAACAACTGGTTCAGGAACCGTTGCCACTTTCTCTTCAGCTGGCACTTCTGGAGTTTTTTCAACAACTGGTTCTGTGACAGGTTCAGTAACTACTTCTGCTGGAGTTGCAGCGGGTGCTTCTGGAACGGATGGAGCAACTTCAGTAGGTGCCTCTGGAGTTGTTTCTGCTGACACTTCAACAGATGGAGCTACAGAAGAAACTGATGGAGAAACTACTGCGCTTGTCATCGCAGACGGAGCTATTACAGAAGCTATTTGCCTACTGGCTTGGTCTTGAACGGCAACTTGGTCTGTCGTTAAGTTAGTACTCGCATCAGCAAAACTTGCTTGACTAGCAGGTGCTTGAACCGTCAAGCTTGTTGCTTGATGATGATAATTGTAAGTAGCTGTCAAGATAGTATCTGGGAAAATCAAATCAATATTAGCAATATTGTTGATTCTTCCTAACTCATGGACATCGATGTTCATCGCCTCAGCAATAGTGCTCAAGGTATCGCCATATTTGACAGTATAAGTCAATACATTATCTGTCAAAGTAAGTTCTGACTTAATTTCTGCAACAGAGCGTGGCGTCCACTCTTGCGCTTTAGCTGTAGCAACAGGTACTAACGATAACGCTACAGTTGTCACAAATAAGCTTTTTTTATTAATAATCATCTATGCTTCCTTTTTCTTTTTTTTCTATCTTACATCATAGCATATTTTAGTGAAAAAAAGTACCCTGTCATTTTTTTGAAAGAAAGTGATGTCAATTTGTAACAATTGTTTCCTTCAGTCCCTAGTCACTGGACCTTCTCCACTCAAAAAGCTTGGTATCAGTGAGCCAAGTAGTCTTCCCAAATCTGGTCAAATTGTCCTAAATTAAAGGAAAAACTAGCTTGGTCTTCAAGGTAGCGACTAATAGCTTCAAAGTCATTGGTATGCTTTGGAAAGGTTGTGTCCTCAAAAGCCAAGTCTGCTAAAATCGCCACAGGTTCATTAGATTTAGGATTACGCTGTGTCATCAGCCAACTATAAAATGATTTTCTCATGACCAATTCTCCTCTAAAAATTGATGGCGAATAGCACTGCTTTGAGCGTACCGCTGAGGATTCTTTTGATAAAATCCTTGGTGATAATCCTCTGCTAGATAAAAAGGCTCTGCCGCTTCAATGGTTGTCACTATAGGTTGATCAAAACGTCCTGAGGCTTGCAAGGCTGCTTTTGACTGCTCTGCAATTTCTTTTTGTCCTTCAGTTGTGTAATAAATAACAGGACGGTAGTTGTCTCCACGATCTTCAAATTGTCCAAATGCATCTGTGGGGTCAGTCTGCGCCCAATAAAGCTCCACCAAATCTTTATAAGCGATTTGCTTAGGGTCAAAAATAATTTCAACCGCTTCTGTGTGACCTGTCGTTTTGGAACAAACTTGTTCATAACTAGGATTTGGGACATGACCACCTGTATAACCACTTCGGACTGATAAAATACCTTCTTGTTCTTCAAAAGGTTGGACCATGCACCAGAAACAACCTCCTGCAAAAATTGCTCTTTCCATTCTCTATATCCCCTTTTTCTTCGGTTAGTGGTTTTCATTGTAACAAAAAACTTTGCCAGTGGCAAAGCATTTTTATCCTATTAATTCAGTCCCTGTGGCGTCCTGTTTAATCCGTTTAGCTTTCATAAGACCACCCAAGGCTTTTTTGAACTGCCCTTTTGAAATACCAAAGGTTGCCTTAATTTCCTCTGGACTTGATTTGTCATTCAAGGTCATAAAACCGCCATTGGCTTCCAGATAGGTTACAATCATTTGAGCGTCATTTTCTAACATTTCAAAGGAGCGTGGTTTCAATGACAAGTTTAGGGTACGATCCACTTCCCTAAAACCGATAACACGAGCATCTAGAACCTGACCTAAACGTGGTTCTGTGTAACGTTCACTTGGATGAATGAAGCCTAACATGTTATTTTCAGGCAAGTAAACAAAGGTTCCTGTCAATTTTAAACGGTAAACAATTGCTGGCCATGTTTGGTTTTGCATATTGTTGTAAGCAGGACTGGCCATCTTTTGAAAAACTTCAGGTTCTGCTGGAAGTCCCCAAAGACGGTCTTTCTTATCCACATCTAAACGAATGTAAAGTTTATCACCCTTTTTAGGCCACAATTCTTTCATCTCAGGCAAAACATCTAAAGAGACCACAATTTCCTTGTTTGGAATTCCTGTGTCGACAAAGACACCTAAGTCTCGGCGGACCTCTGTCACTTCTCCCCAACCATAGCTTG
Coding sequences within:
- a CDS encoding CvfB family protein; translated protein: MNDLLATMITGLIREENTDFYLIQKEGFTFALSKTEGEHQIGDMVTGFAYTDMKQKARLTTKEISSTRTSYGWGEVTEVRRDLGVFVDTGIPNKEIVVSLDVLPEMKELWPKKGDKLYIRLDVDKKDRLWGLPAEPEVFQKMASPAYNNMQNQTWPAIVYRLKLTGTFVYLPENNMLGFIHPSERYTEPRLGQVLDARVIGFREVDRTLNLSLKPRSFEMLENDAQMIVTYLEANGGFMTLNDKSSPEEIKATFGISKGQFKKALGGLMKAKRIKQDATGTELIG
- a CDS encoding YozE family protein, which codes for MRKSFYSWLMTQRNPKSNEPVAILADLAFEDTTFPKHTNDFEAISRYLEDQASFSFNLGQFDQIWEDYLAH
- a CDS encoding LysM peptidoglycan-binding domain-containing protein, translated to MIINKKSLFVTTVALSLVPVATAKAQEWTPRSVAEIKSELTLTDNVLTYTVKYGDTLSTIAEAMNIDVHELGRINNIANIDLIFPDTILTATYNYHHQATSLTVQAPASQASFADASTNLTTDQVAVQDQASRQIASVIAPSAMTSAVVSPSVSSVAPSVEVSAETTPEAPTEVAPSVPEAPAATPAEVVTEPVTEPVVEKTPEVPAEEKVATVPEPVVEPAAPAEPVESAPAAQPAATDTTSVATSNGLSYAPNHAYNPMNAGLQPQTAAFKEEVASAYGITSFSGYRPGDPGDHGKGLAIDFMVPESSALGDQVAQYAIDHMADRGISYVIWKQKFYAPVSNIYGPANTWNPMPDRGSVTENHYDHVHVSFNG
- the msrA gene encoding peptide-methionine (S)-S-oxide reductase MsrA gives rise to the protein MERAIFAGGCFWCMVQPFEEQEGILSVRSGYTGGHVPNPSYEQVCSKTTGHTEAVEIIFDPKQIAYKDLVELYWAQTDPTDAFGQFEDRGDNYRPVIYYTTEGQKEIAEQSKAALQASGRFDQPIVTTIEAAEPFYLAEDYHQGFYQKNPQRYAQSSAIRHQFLEENWS